In one Mycobacterium heckeshornense genomic region, the following are encoded:
- a CDS encoding amidohydrolase family protein: MALLPDPAPRKRQHVVISVDDHVIEPPDMFDGRLPAALADRAPKVVQTDDGRQVWRYEDCEYPNVGLNAVVGRPPEEWSIEPARFDEMRRGCWDIKARIADMDLAGIWASLNFPSLIAGFSGTVFWKSKDPELGLAVLRAWNDWHLEVWAGSFPERIIPLQLPWLADPQLAAEEVRRNAERGFKAVSFPELPAQCGLPSLHTGVWDPFFAACEETDTVVCLHTGSAQWAPIPAPDTPFETITTLFPVNGLVACADMLWSGVPVRFPRLNITLAEGGLGWAAMLADRADYVLAHSASGRDAGSWKSDLLPSEVLHRNFWFCSIDDPHAFGALDAIGAERILVESDYPHADSTWPDTQQVVARNVAGLSAEDAARITHRNAAELFRHPLPDNGWLKEGAC; the protein is encoded by the coding sequence ATGGCGCTGCTGCCAGACCCCGCTCCCCGCAAGCGTCAACACGTTGTGATCTCGGTCGACGACCATGTCATCGAGCCACCCGACATGTTCGATGGCCGGCTGCCGGCGGCGCTGGCCGACCGGGCCCCGAAGGTCGTCCAAACCGACGACGGGCGCCAGGTCTGGCGCTACGAGGACTGCGAATACCCCAATGTGGGGCTCAACGCGGTGGTCGGCCGACCGCCCGAGGAATGGAGCATCGAGCCCGCGCGGTTCGACGAGATGCGCCGCGGCTGTTGGGACATTAAAGCCCGCATCGCCGACATGGACCTGGCAGGCATCTGGGCGTCACTGAACTTCCCGTCGCTGATCGCCGGCTTCTCCGGCACCGTTTTTTGGAAGAGCAAGGACCCCGAGCTTGGGCTGGCGGTGCTGCGAGCGTGGAACGACTGGCATCTGGAGGTCTGGGCCGGCAGCTTCCCGGAGCGGATCATCCCGCTACAGCTGCCGTGGCTGGCCGACCCTCAGCTGGCCGCCGAAGAGGTGCGCCGCAACGCCGAGCGCGGCTTCAAGGCGGTCAGCTTTCCGGAGTTGCCGGCTCAGTGCGGCCTGCCCAGCCTGCACACGGGCGTGTGGGACCCGTTCTTCGCCGCCTGCGAAGAGACCGACACCGTGGTGTGCCTGCACACCGGATCGGCGCAGTGGGCACCGATTCCCGCGCCGGACACGCCGTTCGAGACCATCACCACGTTGTTTCCGGTCAACGGTTTGGTGGCCTGCGCGGACATGCTGTGGTCGGGTGTGCCGGTGCGCTTCCCCCGGTTGAACATCACGCTGGCCGAGGGCGGGCTGGGCTGGGCGGCCATGCTCGCCGACCGGGCCGACTATGTGCTCGCCCACTCCGCATCGGGACGCGACGCCGGCTCGTGGAAGAGTGATCTGTTGCCCAGCGAGGTGCTGCACCGCAACTTCTGGTTCTGCTCAATCGACGATCCGCACGCGTTCGGGGCGCTGGATGCGATTGGGGCCGAGCGCATTCTGGTCGAAAGCGACTACCCGCACGCCGACTCAACGTGGCCGGACACCCAGCAGGTGGTGGCGCG